AGTTAAGGTTAAGCCGCAGAAAAATTAACAGGAAAGCATTGGTGAAATCCACAGGAGGCTTGCGTTATCATATTAGCAATAAAAATCTCAATATTTAAAAATGCATTACCGATAATTCGGCAATTTGTCTTTATGAAGGGTATATTTACAAAAAAACGCTGGTTTTGCCTTATTTTACTGGGATTTAACACCAACAAAAATTACTGTTAATAAAGGACAAAAAGTTAAAATATATTTTTTTTTCTCCACTAAAAATATAAATTTGTCGTTCTTATAAAAACAGATTCAGATCTATTAAGTATTAAATCTATTAAATTTTCAAAAACTAAAATTTTAAAAAATGGCAACACCAAATGTAGCAGCTAAGAAAGAAACCGGATCAAACGGCGGAAACTTATTTACCGGAATCGTAATTGTAGCTTGTATCGTTATCGGTATAATAATCTGGAAATTCGTGATGGGTGCCCCGGGGAATTTCGAAAATGAAAAGGAAATGATCAGTTCAGGTGCTGAGGCAGGACATCCTAAACCAGGAAACTATCTGGCGATGGTGTACAAAGGAGGAAAAATCGTTCCTGTGCTTATGGGATTGTTGCTGATGGTGGTTGTGTTTTCAATCGAGCGCTTCTTCGTGATCTCTAAAGCTGCCGGAAAAGGAAGCTTGGATAAATTCATGAAAAACGTACAGGCAAACATCAAGTCGGATAACATCGATGCTGCGATCGCTGACTGTGATAAGCAAGAAGGTTCAGTAGCCAACGCGATCAAAGCGGCACTTGTGAAATATAAGGAAGTGAAAAAAGAAGGGTTTGACAGCGAAGCGGCTGCCGATACGATCCAAAAGGAAATCGAAGAAGCGACTTCACTTGAAATGCCAATGCTTGAGAAGAACCTTACCATCATATCGACTTTGGTTTCTTTGGGTACACTTGCAGGTCTTTTGGGAACAGTAACCGGTATGATTACAGCGTTCGGTGCATTGGCGACTTCAGGAACTCCTGATCAGGCTGCACTTGCAAACGGTATCTCTG
The nucleotide sequence above comes from Flavobacterium magnum. Encoded proteins:
- a CDS encoding MotA/TolQ/ExbB proton channel family protein, translated to MATPNVAAKKETGSNGGNLFTGIVIVACIVIGIIIWKFVMGAPGNFENEKEMISSGAEAGHPKPGNYLAMVYKGGKIVPVLMGLLLMVVVFSIERFFVISKAAGKGSLDKFMKNVQANIKSDNIDAAIADCDKQEGSVANAIKAALVKYKEVKKEGFDSEAAADTIQKEIEEATSLEMPMLEKNLTIISTLVSLGTLAGLLGTVTGMITAFGALATSGTPDQAALANGISEALINTATGISTSALAIIMYNYFTSKIDTLTYSIDEAGSTIVGTYRRLRGSLRG